GTATCACTCATGAATAAAATTCGGATCCGGTGACAATTCCCCATGGTCATGCAGGGAAGGATCGAGAGGATCGGGGGCGATGTAGTCCTTAGCTTCATGCCAATCGGACTCAAAGATTTGGCAACAGCGTGCAATCACCTCTGGCGCATCTGTTTCCATTCCCAACTCTCGACGAATATCAAATGCACTCCTATCAATATTCATTGACCCAATTACAGCCGATTTCTTGTCAACAATGATCATCTTGGTGTGCAGCTTAAGGTGTTTCTGCCGGCGAATTTTCACCCCGAAACGCGACATTACACGTAAATTTCCGAATGTATCGTAGATATCCCAGTCGGAAATCCCATGTTTGCCACCACACAACAGGTGTACCTTGACACCCCTTACACAAGCTTCAACAATCCGATCAAGAATGACGGCATCAACAAATTTGGGATGTTGGACCCATAAATGCGTCGTTGAGGAATCAATCAGCTTCGCCAACTGACCACGGCTATGCAGATTGCTCCACACAAGCCCAACCGTTAGATCAGGCTTGAATTCAACATTGTTCCAATCAGCATCAAAACCAGCAATAACCTGCTTTATCGCATCTTTATTATAAGTTACCAACCCGTGATCTCTTGTTTGAGTGAAGTATTTTTCAGCCAAATTAAATGTAGCAACTAAAGCAAATTCATCATCAACAACAATTGATTTTTCATGAGTCACCGGGAAGGACTCACTCGTCCAGCGCACATCAATCCCTGATTTCTTAAAAAGTTCAAAAGCCTCGTCATTCCATCGATCCCCACCCGATGTGTGAGGGTTCAACATGATCTGCACTTTCACCCCACGATCATGGGCATCCTGCATCGCCTTGATCACAGCAGGAGCCTGCAGCTTGAATTGCTTGATACGCAAGCTCTTTTTCGCCGACGCGAGCAGATCAAGAACCGCCTGCTCACCGTCATCAGGCATCACAAGCAAACGTTGTTGATGCCCGAGACTCGTGACTCCAGTAGCCATATCGCCTTCCCGTTTAAATTGGCAGTATTGACTCTTACAAACTAGCCACAAGAAAAAATCTGGCCAAGTGTCCTTTGGAAGCGGAATCGGAATATTTATAGCACCACATCAAATTTGAAAATTTGAAAACCATAGCTCCAATACAAATCGGATGCCATGGACATGGCAATGACAACCAATAGCCCATGACCCTTTGATGATCAAAAGATCAGATCAGCGAAATCATCATCAACGGATGAACCACAGGCACGAGCTACGCAACAACCACATTCCTATGAGTTAACAAGTGATGTACTCATTGTGAGCACAACACAAAGGAATGACCGATCATCGATTGTGCTGCCAACTTGAACAAACCACCTGGAAGCATTTCATGCCCACTGTGTCCTGTCGGTATAGCGGTGAACTGCGATGTGAAGCCATCCATCATGGCTCTGGTGCTGTGTTGTTGACCGATGCCCCGGTCGATAACGCTGGCAAAGGGGAAGAGTTCTCGCCAACCGACCTACTAGCCACATCGGTGGCAACCTGCATGCTCACCATCATGGGAATCACGGCTAAGAGCAGGAAGTGGTCCATTGAAGGGAGCACTGCCGATGTCGACAAACTCATGAGCGAATCAAGTCCCCGCAAAGTGGAGAAGCTGCGAGTGCATCTGAAACTGCCCCAGCAACTCAGCGACGAACAGCGCGCACTGTTGCAACGCGTTGCAGAGCAATGTCCCGTAAAGCGGAGCCTTGATCCTTTGATTGAACTGGAGCTGATCTGGAGCTAATCACAACGTCAAACCCTGCGCCAGCACTGCCGGCAGGGCAGTATCAACGCTGAGGATGCGTTCGCCCAGATGGACCCGCTGTGCCACAACCGATGTCGCAAGCTCGATTTCAAAAGGCACAAATCCTCCCTCCGGACCGATCATGACCAGAGCAGGTACCGCTGGGGT
Above is a window of Synechococcus sp. BIOS-U3-1 DNA encoding:
- a CDS encoding phospholipase D-like domain-containing protein; amino-acid sequence: MATGVTSLGHQQRLLVMPDDGEQAVLDLLASAKKSLRIKQFKLQAPAVIKAMQDAHDRGVKVQIMLNPHTSGGDRWNDEAFELFKKSGIDVRWTSESFPVTHEKSIVVDDEFALVATFNLAEKYFTQTRDHGLVTYNKDAIKQVIAGFDADWNNVEFKPDLTVGLVWSNLHSRGQLAKLIDSSTTHLWVQHPKFVDAVILDRIVEACVRGVKVHLLCGGKHGISDWDIYDTFGNLRVMSRFGVKIRRQKHLKLHTKMIIVDKKSAVIGSMNIDRSAFDIRRELGMETDAPEVIARCCQIFESDWHEAKDYIAPDPLDPSLHDHGELSPDPNFIHE
- a CDS encoding OsmC family protein codes for the protein MPTVSCRYSGELRCEAIHHGSGAVLLTDAPVDNAGKGEEFSPTDLLATSVATCMLTIMGITAKSRKWSIEGSTADVDKLMSESSPRKVEKLRVHLKLPQQLSDEQRALLQRVAEQCPVKRSLDPLIELELIWS